From Papaver somniferum cultivar HN1 unplaced genomic scaffold, ASM357369v1 unplaced-scaffold_29, whole genome shotgun sequence, a single genomic window includes:
- the LOC113341448 gene encoding protein transport protein SEC13 homolog B-like: MPSQKIESGHQDTVHDVVMDYYGKRIATASSDTTIKIIGVSNNASQPLATLTGHQGPVWQVAWAHPKFGSLLASCSYDGKVIIWKEGNQNEWSQAHVFSDHKSSVNSIAWAPHELGLCLACGSSDGNISVFSARNDGGWETTKIDQAHPVGVTSVSWAPATAPGALVGSAALDPVQKLVSGGCDNTVKVWKLYNGTWKMDCFPALQMHRDWVRDVSWAPNLGLPKSTIASCSQDGTVIIWTVAKEGDQWEGKVLQDFNTPVWRVSWSLTGDILAVADGNNNVTLWKEAVDGEWQQVTTVQPQ, translated from the coding sequence ATGCCGTCTCAGAAAATTGAATCAGGACATCAGGACACTGTTCACGATGTGGTTATGGATTACTATGGGAAGCGCATAGCTACTGCATCGTCTGATACTACTATTAAGATAATTGGTGTCAGTAATAATGCTTCGCAGCCTCTTGCTACTTTGACTGGTCACCAAGGTCCTGTATGGCAGGTTGCGTGGGCACATCCTAAATTTGGTTCTCTTTTAGCGTCTTGTTCTTATGATGGAAAAGTGATTATTTGGAAAGAAGGTAACCAGAATGAATGGAGTCAAGCTCATGTTTTTAGTGACCATAAATCTTCTGTGAATTCAATCGCTTGGGCTCCTCATGAACTTGGTCTTTGTTTGGCTTGTGGGTCTTCGGATGGAAATATCTCGGTTTTTTCTGCTAGGAATGATGGTGGTTGGGAGACGACTAAGATTGATCAAGCACACCCTGTGGGCGTAACTTCAGTTTCTTGGGCTCCAGCGACAGCTCCTGGAGCTCTAGTGGGATCTGCTGCTCTTGATCCTGTTCAGAAGCTTGTTTCTGGTGGTTGTGATAATACTGTGAAGGTCTGGAAACTTTACAATGGAACATGGAAGATGGATTGCTTCCCGGCTCTTCAGATGCACAGGGATTGGGTGAGGGATGTGTCTTGGGCACCAAATCTAGgacttccaaaatcaactattgcaagtTGTTCACAGGATGGAACTGTTATTATATGGACTGTTGCAAAGGAAGGAGACCAGTGGGAAGGTAAAGTGTTGCAGGATTTTAATACTCCTGTATGGAGGGTTTCGTGGTCTCTTACTGGTGATATTTTGGCTGTGGCTGATGGTAACAACAATGTTACCCTGTGGAAAGAAGCAGTGGACGGAGAATGGCAGCAGGTGACAACAGTACAGCCCCAGTAA